ATGGGACGAGTATGTACCGTTAATGTGTTGAGTATGGGACGAGTATGTAACAGTAATGTGTTGAGGATGGGACGAGTATGCAACCAAAATGTGTTGAGTATGGGACgagtatataacagtaatgtgTTGAAGATGGGACGAGTATGCAACCAAAATGTGTTGAGGATGGGCGAGTATGTGACAATAATGTGTTGAGGATTGGGCGAGTATGTACCGGTAATGTGTTGAGGTTAGGACGAGTATGCAACAGTTATGTGTTGAGGATGGGACGAGTATGTACCGGTAATGTGTTGAGGATGGGACGAGTATGTAACGGTAATGTGTCGGCGGAAAGAACGAATATAATCAGTAAGATGTTGAAGTTGAGGTGTGGGGACAAATAGATAGTCCACCCACTTATCTATAGCAAACAACGATGCCCCCTCCCTCGACACATACCCGGGGATTTAATCCTTCTTTGATCGTTCGACACAGACAAAATTTATAGGTAAGCGAACTTTTAAAATCGCGGCGAGCTTCGCCACACGTTTACAAAGGGATAAAACAGTGTGACTTTATTGCATAAAGGTACAAGACCGAGAGATACGGCAAGTATTTTTATGACGACTCTGTATGTCCCAAAGCAGACGGCTATTTTATCATCGAATCGTGTAAAATTACGAGCGGATTGAGTGATAAGAACATTGTCACTGTGgtataaaatacatcaatgCAACTCAGAGATAACGCCCACAATTACAACACAAAGGTTTCAACTTGCTCCTAAAGGGGCCACGTTTTGTTTGATACAGGTGACGAAACGGAAGCAGCTTACATTAGCTGATTAACCCAGGTAAGCCTACTCCATCTGAAAACTAAAACTAAATAGAAGACAACATGAACGCGCGGCAAGATATTAGCGgctatatatgtttgtgtataGCTTATGGATATTGTCAATGCAACGgcaaacccagcaaacaaataaacaaataccgGAAGAAACATTCGGAATACCCTTTCCGCCATTTATTACGAACTGCCTTCGCTTTATTTGACGTGtgcgaggtgttccgattacCGAAAACAAAATTACTTGAAACTCCAAATCGGAACCTCTTGTCATTTTTACGAAGCTAGACAAACGTAGCCGAAGTGTTCCGATTGCCAAATAAAGTCACTCGAAACTCCTAGTCGGATCCCcttgtcattttttgttttacGAAACTAGACAAACGTAGTCGAGGTGTTTCGATTGTCGAAACTCCTTTAATATGAACCAATCGGCGAGTTCCTATTGGACGAAAAAGACATTTGTCAGAGTGTAAACATCATTGTTATTGCTACCTTGATGATCTTTATTGTTTACCATGCAGACGGTGGTAGTACTCTAGTCAAGTGACCATTCAGTTAAAACATGTCGtcggtaaaatatataatcaaattgCTCCATGAAACTGTGTCATACACGACATTGGTTAAGTTGTCTATCTCTTTAAAATGACGCCACATTACGACTTTAAAAAACATATAACATCCATGCGCTGTTGTTACCGCCATACTGGTCTACCGACATCAGTATTGCATACGTCCCTACAAAGGCCAAGCACGGCGTGACGAGTTTAATATCAGATACGGGACTTAGTGTTGTATCAACATATGCAGTGTCAACATGcaacaaagaaataataaatcTTGATTGTTATTAAATTACAGTGATATGGTAAAAGATCAAACGACTATTTCTGAAAGATAATAGTAAGTTTGATTGCAGTTTTGACAAGACCGATCTTCTAAGAGGGTCAATCTCAGCTAGGGTAGTACGGAGTAAACCCCAGTTGGGTGGGCATGGCGGTCATTCATCTATATTTCAGGGAAATTCATTTTCAAAGTACAGCATTGTTTGATCGATCTATCCACCAATAAGAAATTTGAATGGAAATGGTGCGGTTCGCGTCACAAGTTTATGGGAATAGTGCGGAACGCGTCACAAGTTTATGGGAATTGTGCGGTACGCGTCACAAGTTTATGGGAATGGTGCGGTACGCGTCACAAGTTTATGGAAATGGTGCGGTACACGTCACAAGTTTCTGGGAATTGAGCGGTACGCGTCACAACTTTATGGGAATGGTGCGGTACGCGTCACAACTTTATGGGAATGGTGCGATACGCGTCACAAGTTAATTGTAATGGTGCGGTACGCGTCACAAGTTTATTGGAATGGTGCGGTACGCGTCACCAGTTTATTGGAATGGTGCGGTACGCGTCACAAGTTTATGGGAATAGTGTGGTACGCGTAACAAGTTTATGGGAATGGTGCGGTACGCGTCACATTTTTATGGAAATGGAGCGATTTCTCGATAAAACCAGATTCTTCTTGTCGATATTGTGATTAGAGCACACAATCTGCTGCGTCGCTGAGCGCGAAATCATGTGTCATTCCAGTTAATCTGTCATATGACTTGCGTCACCCATTGAGCTCGTTCAGGGAAACCCTTGAGCGATACAAAAGGCAGCGGCCGACCTGCACCAGCCGTCTAAAATAGAGAGTAAAGGTCTAGCTCATGTtagcgggaatttccctttagtctagtgtCAGGGATTTGGGAGAGAGAGATCACTAGTTCGAGCCCCAGCACGGGTAGAATACTTTCCAGTAATCTTACTGTTCTAGATTTGGTGCTGTTCACCAATCCAAGTGAAAGCTATAGGTTATCGAGAGGCTTCATTGGAGCTAAAGAACCTGAGTTGTGGTTGTCCTCGAAGGCTAAGACTTTGTtaaggagggagtagtgtaaaagAAGAgggtataggtcaccttacaagCTCAGGTTTAGCGGGAAATTCCAGTTAGCGGCCTAATGGTTGGTCTGCCTTGAGAGCGAGGGGCCGCTATAGCGAGCCCTAGCACGGACGGGATATTGTTCGAGTTCTTTATTCCTTTTTATTACAGAATGTAACATATTCGTCACGACGAGAATATAATACTAAATACACAACCGACTTTGAAATTACATTATTTGGTGAAAATGACTTCATTTGCCAAAAGAAGTTTTAATTAACAaagattttatgttttattttgttgaatatCGCAATTCTTACACCAACAATCAACATAACGCCCTTTTCTGTCCCTGATTCTGCTTGCCCGGTTCTCCTCTACTAAATTGCTTAATTTATTTAAGAATTGCCTCTCTTTCATTTCTTTACAGAGTAAAATATCATATTCGCGTTCAATAGATACACGGCAGGCAGAAATGGCGCTTGTCGGGAAAATGTCACATCGTCGTAGGTACAAATCGCAGGTCTATATACACGGTTTAGATTGCGCTTAGTTTTTATTTCCTAGTAACTTGTCATCATGTGACTTGCTAGATTTTGTAAACACGCAAAATTTATGTTCCAGAATGATAGTTTCGTTAAGATTGTCAACAAAGGTAAAAATGCAACTGATGGCTTAAGATATGATGTTTCGTTTGTGTTTGGTGCGTGTGTTCAATGTGTTTGCCAGTCATGTGGAGACTAGTGTGACTGTATGAtacatattaataaaaatattaatatttcacaATGAATCCCGCCAAACTGCACGTGACCTGCGTGCAAGGGCCACCACAATACGTGACCACATCCTTATTAGGGAGATATGAAATCAATCCACCAATCACTGCTCCTTTATCTGTCTGTCACATCGGCATTCGCCCCTCCCCCGGGGTACAGCGTACCGCACCCCTCCCCTCGGATCTGTAGTGGTACCTCGCACGAGACAAGCATCGAGGGAAATTAAATTCATCCGATAAATGTCTAAACGTCCTTCTCCTTCTCATCAAGGCGACGACCCTACATATCTGCTGTACTTACCGCAGTCTGATTACAGAGTACAGGACCGCGCCTGTATCATTAGCGCTGGTGCGGCCGGGGAAGGTGTGTAAGCTGTCTTCACTCAAGCGATACATACTGCTATTGTAACTCGTTCTTTacgatgttttttttcttctatcaTTTATATAGACGATTTTTTTTCGTTGATTGGACCGAGTGATACCGAGGCTCTTGAAGAGAGTATAACGTCTTGTTTATTATACTATATCGAGTGAAACTGGGCAATAGGCGCCGTCATATAGGCGATAAAAACCAATAACTTATACTAATGATTTGGAAAATTATTACCGTGAATACCAAGGAGAGTAGTGGTTCTTGAAATAGCCAAAAGTTCATATCGATTATCCTGGGGAGAAGTGGTTTCACCAATCATTATGTAACAAAAGATACCCCGTGATCGGAAAAGTTCACGTAAATGTTGCCACATAGTTTCTTTCATGAAACATGGTCTGTTCACTGGACTCCGAAGCAACACGACCTGTTTGCATACTTTCCATAGTATAAAGACCTGTTTGCACGATTCCAAAACAAGACTTCCTATTTACACAATATCCATAGCAACGCCATATGTTTTCATAATTTCCCTACCAAGTTTAACACTACTTGTTTTCACGATTCCAAGGCAATACAATTTGTTTGAACAATTTCCAAAGCAGCACGATCTGTCTGCACGATTATCAAGAAACACCACCTGTTGCACTATCTCCAAAGCACCACAGCGAGTTTTTTCACAATTGCCATAAGGATACAAGattttcggcagtatgcttcagtgaggcagCACTATAAAATCGATATCAGTTCCGCGCCATCTTGATGAGATAAACATGAATACACAACACGCAGAAGCCTCATGgagagaccgtccttaaatgactttaaCTGTCGATAGAAATAATACAACACCGAAACCAAAACTACCATTGAACAATTCCCATAGCAACGGGACCTGTACTTAGTCTATGCACATCATCGTTAGAAACACGTTAAATCTCTGCGATAACTCTACATTTCAAATTGATTACATTAGTTTCATAATGAGGCAACATACAACTATCTCCGTATACCTCCCTCCTCTACACCCCGGAGGTGCAGGCCACTGACGACGTTACCTGTGCAGCAACTCGTGGAAATATGTCACTTTGACAGATACTTATACCGTACTTCGTGAATAAAAGTCCTGAACCTCAACTGACCCTTGACGCCAAAGTTTACGCGGGTCGATTAGCTTTCGAGAGTAGTTCCGTTAATTTGCCGTAATTTGTGGAAATGATAGGTCGCGCGGCAGTAAATTGTTAGCCACCCGATACCTACTCGTTTGACTTCCAAGTGATAAATTCAATTAGGATAAAGTGTGTTATCGCTACGAAATCTGGCCAGGTTTTCCGCCGCTGTCAGTAGTATACCCGAGTATTCAGGATTCCACCCCAAAATAGTTTAAAGCGTTTCTCTGTCGAAGTATGAACATGGAGCGTTAAACCTTCTAATTGCATTGCgataatttcaaataaatcaaatttagTTTAAAACCAGGTATAAAGTAAAGATATTAGAATAATACATGGTATGTGTTGGGAGACTTTACCTCCCCCACCCGGGACGGTGACAGGCGGGGGTATCGAGTGACTGCCGGGGAAACAAACCTTCAAACTAATGACACCAGGTGTCGCTCTGATGTGAGAACTTCGAGTCAGAGAAACGTGACTTTTGTTCTATACATTATGTCATAAGGTACTCATGTATCTAGGTGTCAAAACAGCAATTGATAGCCACGGTCGGTAATAGTCGTTGTCGCTGACGAGATCGTTTCCGTCTGAGACAGGCGAGGGTTCACCTCCCCGGGGGAGACATCATTCTAATAAGAAATGAAGTGGCCAGTCATCCCATCAGGAGTGTGGCATACTCTTCAGTACTGTAAGGGTGTGTATATAATGGGCGACTATAAAAAACGGTTTAGCATTAATTAATAAACCCAGCAGACGTCGGCTTGAATTAGCCGGGTCGCTGATGACTGTATGTGATAGCTTagtgttttatatattaatatacatattatatagcAAGTGTGTAAAACTGCATAATTTCTAATCAAACGAAATCATGACAGTTGAGACAATGAGGGGagacaaccacacacacaccaaaCAAATCGTCGAGTTTTTAGTATCGATCATTTATCACCCAGACAGCTCACACAAGGGGAACTATTTTCTGTCAGGTAATTTCACACCGCGTTCTGTAATATTCTGACACCTCGCCATTCACCACGATTAACCAATCAACGGCTTTAAGACTCGCGCATTCAGAGGTGAAATGTCATTAATGTAATATGAAGAATGAAGATTTAATAACTTCTGTACAATAGACGGGGATTTTAAACTCCAATATACACCACTATGATGGTGCAGTTTAAGCTAAATCGATTATTTAAGTAATTTGAAAATGATGTTATCATCAGAAGTTTGATGACATGTCACTGTCCAATTGGCATTGTTGCCCTGTACCGTGGTGTGATGTTCTCAGACACTGGTCAAGGTTCCCAGGTTGTGTTCAGTCCTCTCCTCGGATAAAGAAACGCGGGTAAATTTGGGCCAGCATCCAACGGTTGAAATAACAGCCCGTTTCATAGTTTTGCCATCCTTCAAATCAGTGACGTCGATGTATGTTCTTGTTCAAATATACCATGTTTTTAGTACAGAACACATAAATCTAGTGATTTTAACAACAATTAAGGCAGTGTGCTTTAGACGATGCCATAAACATCATGTGCAGTACGTGCTTTCAATAGGTAAAACTTCGCGTCAGATATTAGAGGCGAATCGAAATTTATCGACCAATTCAGTCAAGGCCCGGAAGATGAGAGGAGTATATTAATATCGGGATCCGTCCGTACTTTcccaatcggaacccctcgtcattttctccgaaacctacgttcgcagacggtggcgaggtgttccgattgtcCGAGCCTACGttcgaggtgttccgattggtACTTTCCGTGAATAATTTCAGATTCCGCAAGTATTACAATATTCACAAAAATCAGAGAAATGTGACAAAACATATCTGGATTGGTCAAATAAAGCAAGTTTGATATCTGAAAGCGTgtcataaataaaacatttgggGTTTCCGTGCCATGGAAAATTTTCCCCGATCGGAGACAGGcgttaatttcatggccctaCATTTTGTACTTTGGAAAATCGTCGGATTAGACGTTGAATGGAcaagttgttgttgttttgtctGTCCCCTTAGTTTCGTCAAGGTTCAATTAATATCACACTAGTGGGATACGAATGTTTTGCGTTAAGCCTTGCGAAGAGAACGGGTCCGTCTTGCTATTATTTTGAAGGAGTGTGCAACtttatttgtgaaaaaagtTACATAACTTGATATAATTTATCGCTATTGTTGGCACGGATGGAAgtgcgcgaggggtcttaccaAAGGAGGAAACTGTGTTACCAATCTCGGTCAAAGTACATTAAGGTCCCTTCCATAACAGCTGTGTTAACCCGAAAAAACCCACGAGGTCGGACAAGAGACCCCATACCTTTTAACGTCTGACCGCGGAAAGACAGTGAATACTTAGATAGCAGTTTTTCGGGTATCCATGATGATTGTGGTAGACTTCTATCTTCACCGTAACTCATCCTTCCCTGCGTCATAAATTACCGCGCGAGATTGTTTATAGGCGGCGATGAGGGCGTAATGGGCCCCGGATGGAGTGAGTAATCGGACAACAACAATGACGGAAGTTTCTCTGATCTGTGATCAAAAGTGTCCTATCACCGATACTCGAACATCAAAGTTACTAACAGGGTTATTTAGAGCGAGGATCAGTGTTTAATGCAGCCAAATAGGCATTTTGTGTTTACATTCGGAACGTTTCTAGGATTCACAGCTTTGGCGATTGAAGATACTCGGTGATATACGAGTGAGATTGAAATGGCTGAGAAAATAAAACTTGACCCGTCCTATTGAGGTTTGGTTTTCGATCTTGTATTTATGTTTGTACAAGGTTATACCTGTGATGTATTTTGTCTTTTGAGTTGGATATAATAAATTAGGCATATAACTGCCACCAAGGGGGTCTATATCGGCACGCAACACTAGCTGACCTCGTTGATGGTTGAAAAAAAGACACCAGCACAGGAAAGTATATGGACACTGAGGACAGTTCTGACAAATAAGCGGTCTCACGAGTGTCACACCTGTCCAGAGTGGGGAAGCGGATTGAGGAGGGACAGGGTGAGACTTGAGTGCAAAGGTTAAAGTAGTGAGAGTTCTTGACAGCCACTCTACTGTTTTATGACATCATCATGAAGTAAGTTGACAAAAATACAAGACGTCTTTTTTGTATGACATATGTAAACAGTATCCTACAATAAACATAGAGTATATCTTTCCTTCGAGAATTGAGTTGCAAAGCGTGATTTGCGTATCCGGTGCTGTAGTGTGGACGTGTCTGGTGTTGTAGTGTGGACGTGTCTGGTGTTGTAGTGGGCCCGTGTCCGGTGTTGTAGTGGGGCCGTGTCTGGTGTTGTAGTGGGCCCGTGTCCGGTGTTGTAGTGGGGGCCGTGTCCGGTGCTGTAGTGTGGACGTGTCCGGTGCTGTAGTGGGCCCGTGTCCGGTGTTGTAGTGGGGGCCGTGTCCGGTGTTGTAGTGGGGCCGTGTCCGGTGTTATAGTGTGGCCGTGTCTGGTGTTGTAGTGGGCCCGTGTCCGGTGTTGCAGTGGGACCGTGTCCGGTGTTGTAGTGGGCCCCGTGTCTAGTGTTGTAGTGGGCCCGTGTCTGGTGTTGTAGTGGGGCCGTGTCTGGTGTTGTAGTGTGGCCGTGTCTGGTGGCCGTGTCCGGTGTTTGGTGTGGCCGTGTCCGGTGTTGTTTTGGGGCCGTGTCCGGTGTTGTAGTGGGGCCGTGTCTGGTGCTGTAGTGGGCCCGTGTCTGGTGTTGTAGTGGGGCCGTGTCTGGTGTTGTAGTGGGGCCGTGTCTGGTGTTGTAATGGGGCCGTGTCCGGTGTTGTAGTGGGCCGTGTCTGGTGTTGTTGTGGGACCGTGTCCGGTGTTGTAGTGGGGCCGTGTCCGGTGTTGTAGTGCGGCCGTGTCTGGTGTTGTAGTGGGGCCGTGTCTGGTGGCCGTGTCTGGTGGCCGTGTCTGGTGTTGTAGTGGGGCCGTGTCTGGTGGTCGTGACTGGTGTTGTAGAGGGGCCGTGTCTGGTGTTGTAGTGGGGCCGTGTCCGGTGTTGTAGTGGGGCCGTGTCTGGTGTTGTAGTGTGGCTGTGTCTGGTGTTGTAGTGTGGCTGTGTCTGGTGTTGTAGTGGGGCCGTGTCTGGTGTTGTAGTGGGgccatgtctggtgttgtaGTGTGTCTGTGTCTGGTGTTGTAGTGGGGCCGTGTCTGGTGTTGTAGTGGGgccatgtctggtgttgtaGTGGGGCCGTGTCTAGTGTTGTAGTGGGGCCGTGTCTGGTGTTGTAGTGGGgccatgtctggtgttgtaGTGGGGCCGTGTCTGGTGTTGTAGTGGGGCCGTGTCTGGTGTTGTAGTGGGGCCGTGTCTGGTGTTGTAGTGCGGCCGTGTCTGGTGTTGTAGTGGGGCCGTGTCTGATGTTGTAGTATGGCCGTGTCCGGTGTTGTAATGGGGCAGTGTCTGGTGTTGTAGTGGGGCCGTGTCTGGTGTTGTAGTGGGGCCGTGTCTGGTGTTGTTGTGGGACCGTGTCCGGTGTTGTAATGGGGCCGTGTCCGGTGTTGTAGTGGGGCCGTGTCTGGTGTTGTAGTGGGGCCCGTGTCTAGTGCTGTAATGGGCCCGTGTCTGGTGTTGTAATGGGGCCGTGTCCGGTGTTGTAGTAGGCCGTGTCCGGTGTTGTAGTGGGGCCGTGTCCGGTGTTGTAGTGGGGCCGTGTCCGGTGTTGTAGTGGGGCCGTGTCCGGTGTTGTAGTGCGGACGTGTCTGGTGTTGTAGTGGGCCGTGCCTGGTGTTGTAGTGGGGCCGTGTCTGGTGGCCGTGTCTGGTGTTGTAGTGGGGCCGTGTCTGGTGGTCGTGACTGGTGTTGTAGAGGGGCCGTGTCTGGTGTTGTAGTGGGGCCGTGTCTGGTGTTGTAGTGCGGCCGTGTCTGGTGTTGTAGAAGGGCCGTGTCTGATGTTGTAGTGTGGCCGTGTCCGGTGTTGTAGTGGGGCCGTGTCTGGTGTTGTAGTGGGGCCGTGTCTGGTGTTGTAGTGGGGCCGTGTCTGGTGTTGTAGTGGGCCGTGTCTGGTGTTGTAGTGGGGCCGTGTCTGGTGTTGTAGTGGGGCCGTGTCCGGTGTTGTAGTGGGGCCGTGTCTGCTGTTGTAGTGGGGCCGTGTCTGGTGTTGTAGTGGGGCCGTGTCTGATGTTGTAGTTGGGCCATGTCCGGTGTTGTAGTGGGGTTGTGTCCGGTGTTGTAGTGGGGCCGTGTCTGGTGTTGTATTGGGGCCGTGTCTGGTGTTGTAGTGGGGCCGTGTCTGGTGTTGTATGTGGGCCGTGTCTGGTGTTATAGTTGGTCGTGTCTGGTGTTGTATGTGGGCCGTGTCTGGTGTTATAGTGGGTCGTGTCTGGTGTTGTTGTGGGGCCGTGTCCGGTGTTGTAGTGGGGCCGTGTCTGGTGTTGTAGTGGGGCCGTGTCTGGTGTTGTAGTGCGGCCGTGTCTGGTGTTGTAGTGGGGCCGTGTCTGGTGTTGTAGTGGGGCCGTGTCTGGTGTTATAGTGGGTCGTGTCTGGTGTTGTTGTGGGGCCGTGTCTGGTGTTGTAGTGGGGCCGTGTCTGGTGTTGTAGTGGGGACGTGACTGATGTTGTAGTTGGGCCGTGTCTGGGGTTGTAGT
The window above is part of the Pecten maximus chromosome 2, xPecMax1.1, whole genome shotgun sequence genome. Proteins encoded here:
- the LOC117342477 gene encoding mucin-1-like produces the protein MLHYNIRYSPSKIQDTIPIQHRTRPTTTPDTAPLQHQTRPHYNTSHVPTTTPDTAQLQHQSRPHYNTRHGPTTTPDTAPQQHQTRPTITPDTAPLQHQTRPHYNTRHGRTTTPDTAPLQHQTRPHYNTGHGPTTTPDTTHYNTRHGPHTTPDTTNYNTRHGPHTTPDTAPLQHQTRPQYNTRHGPTTTPDTTPLQHRTWPNYNIRHGPTTTPDTAPLQQQTRPHYNTGHGPTTTPDTAPLQHQTRPTTTPDTAPLQHQTRPHYNTRHGPTTTPDTATLQHQTRPFYNTRHGRTTTPDTAPLQHQTRPLYNTSHDHQTRPHYNTRHGHQTRPHYNTRHGPLQHQTRPHYNTGHGPTTTPDTAPLQHRTRPHYNTGHGLLQHRTRPHYNTRHGPITALDTGPTTTPDTAPLQHRTRPHYNTGHGPTTTPDTAPLQHQTRPHYNTRHCPITTPDTAILQHQTRPHYNTRHGRTTTPDTAPLQHQTRPHYNTRHGPTTTPDMAPLQHQTRPHYNTRHGPTTTPDMAPLQHQTRPHYNTRHRHTTTPDMAPLQHQTRPHYNTRHSHTTTPDTATLQHQTRPHYNTGHGPTTTPDTAPLQHQSRPPDTAPLQHQTRPPDTATRHGPTTTPDTAALQHRTRPHYNTGHGPTTTPDTAHYNTGHGPITTPDTAPLQHQTRPHYNTRHGPTTAPDTAPLQHRTRPQNNTGHGHTKHRTRPPDTATLQHQTRPHYNTRHGPTTTLDTGPTTTPDTVPLQHRTRAHYNTRHGHTITPDTAPLQHRTRPPLQHRTRAHYSTGHVHTTAPDTAPTTTPDTGPLQHQTRPHYNTGHGPTTTPDTSTLQHQTRPHYSTGYANHALQLNSRRKDILYVYCRILFTYVIQKRRLVFLSTYFMMMS